A stretch of Glandiceps talaboti chromosome 18, keGlaTala1.1, whole genome shotgun sequence DNA encodes these proteins:
- the LOC144449000 gene encoding uncharacterized protein LOC144449000 has protein sequence MGYRCTCTQGFTGQNCDQVNPCLISDPCQNGGTCYPDSSQTTGYRCSCSQGFAGINCEQVNPCLIFSPCQNGGTCYPDSSQTTGYRCTCTQGFTGQNCEQTNPCGTKPCQNGGTCVGDSSVQTGYTCSCLQWFTGYVCDVVNACFSQPCLNRGTCQSNDQDPVIAYVCSCVEGFTGTNCEHGEQQCTTNLCQNGGQCIISGSNEICVCNGPYEGDRCENYNPCSSKPCTNGGTCRTDTTTSGYSCTCLMWYTGDNCEEVNQCFTQPCQNGGTCRRDQTQARGYVCSCVVGFIGSDCEDVHTCLTAQPCQNSGTCSLDSQQPGGYRCTCPLGFTGQNCAEVNPCLISNPCLNGGTCYPDSSQTGGYRCTCSQGFFGQNCDQVNPCLISNPPCQNGGTCYQDSSQTTGYRCSCSQGFTGQNCDQGLCNPNPCQNNGGCDVSGGVPTCICQGPYEGLRCENYNPCRTLPCKNGGSCHQETSVQIGYTCTCLQWFTGDTCDQVDACFSHPCQNGGTCQSHVQNPLVQYTCSCVQGFTGTNCEQGEELCTTNLCLNGGQCVISGGYEICACNGPYEGDLCENYNPCRSQPCENGGTCTTDIALPRGYRCACLQWFIGDICDAVDPCFTHPCQNGGTCLRDQSQSRGYVCSCALGFIGSNCVEVNPCLLTQLCQNGGTCSRDSQQPSGYICSCSEGYTGQNCAEANPCLATNPCQNGGTCYPDSSQTTGYRCTCSQGFTGQNCEQANPCLIVQPQPCQNGGTCNRDSSQASGYRCSCYQGFQGQNCEQVNPCVITVPGPCQNGGTCSPDISRTTGYRCACSEEFTGQNCEQVNKCVINQPCKNGGTCSYDPSQSSGYTCVCNQGFLGQNCDQVNSCIIPSFPCQNGGNCYPDSSIAAGYRCACTRGYTGQNCEQANTCVINSPCQNDGTCSLDRSQPGGFVCYCIQGYTGKTCDTVNPCELGQPCQNGGMCTGDTDAENGYVCSCKQGYEGINCERESTTCPEIYKHLCENGGICFLNENIEPGYVCTCPKGFDGVNCGMDLNMCEAGGPCERGSCRKTPTGPICVCPDGWIGENCQQKLDLCNPGPCLNGAICIVVQDAEVCVCRNGYEGQFCGEYLIADSSRPVATVTVLLLSFLFQLFRFL, from the exons ATGGGATatcgatgtacatgtactcaaggATTTACCGGTCAAAACTGTGACCAGG TAAACCCATGCCTCATCTCTGATCCATGTCAAAATGGAGGAACTTGCTATCCAGATTCTAGTCAAACTACAGGATATCGATGTTCCTGTTCCCAAGGATTCGCTGGTATAAACTGTGAACAGG TAAACCCATGCCTCATCTTTAGTCCATGTCAAAATGGAGGAACCTGCTATCCAGATTCTAGTCAGACTACAGGATATCGATGTACCTGTACCCAAGGATTTACCGGTCAAAACTGTGAACAGA CTAACCCATGTGGTACCAAACCATGCCAAAATGGCGGAACATGTGTAGGAGACAGCTCTGTACAGACTGGGTACACGTGTTCATGTTTGCAATGGTTTACTGGATATGTTTGCGATGTCG TAAATGCCTGCTTCAGTCAGCCATGTCTAAACCGAGGAACATGTCAGAGCAATGATCAAGATCCGGTAATAGCGTATGTTTGTTCGTGTGTTGAAGGCTTCACTGGGACAAATTGTGAACATG GTGAGCAACAATGTACCACAAACCTTTGCCAAAATGGCGGACAGTGCATCATATCCGGCAGCAAcgaaatatgtgtatgtaatggGCCATATGAAGGAGACCGATGTGAAAATT ACAACCCATGCAGCAGCAAACCTTGCACAAATGGCGGAACTTGTAGGACTGATACTACCACCAGTGGATATAGTTGTACATGCTTAATGTGGTACACAGGAGACAATTGTGAGGAAG TTAATCAATGTTTCACACAGCCTTGTCAAAATGGCGGCACATGTCGACGAGACCAGACCCAAGCGCGAGGGTATGTTTGTTCGTGCGTTGTAGGATTCATTGGAAGTGACTGCGAAGATG TACACACATGTCTCACGGCGCAGCCATGTCAAAATAGCGGAACATGTTCACTTGACTCCCAACAACCTGGTGGTTACAGATGTACTTGTCCTCTTGGtttcactggtcaaaactgtGCAGAAG TAAACCCATGCCTCATCTCTAATCCATGCTTAAATGGAGGAACCTGCTATCCAGATTCTAGTCAAACAGGAGGATATCGATGTACCTGTTCTCAGGGATTTTTCGGTCAAAACTGTGACCAAG TAAACCCGTGTCTCATCTCTAATCCTCCTTGTCAAAATGGAGGAACTTGCTATCAAGATTCTAGTCAAACTACAGGATATCGATGTTCCTGTTCCCAAGGATTTACCGGTCAAAACTGTGACCAAG GTCTTTGTAATCCCAATCCATGTCAAAATAATGGTGGCTGTGACGTATCAGGTGGCGTACCTACCTGCATATGCCAGGGGCCGTATGAAGGTTTACGCTGTGAAAACT ATAACCCATGTCGTACTCTACCATGTAAAAATGGTGGATCGTGTCACCAAGAAACCAGCGTTCAAattggatatacatgtacatgtttacaatgGTTTACTGGGGACACTTGTGACCAAG TCGATGCCTGCTTCAGTCACCCATGTCAGAATGGAGGAACCTGTCAAAGTCATGTTCAAAATCCACTGGTGCAGTATACCTGTTCATGTGTTCAAGGCTTCACTGGTACAAATTGTGAACAAG GTGAAGAACTATGTACCACAAACCTTTGCCTAAATGGCGGGCAGTGTGTCATATCAGGAGGTTATGAAATATGTGCATGTAATGGACCTTACGAAGGAGATCTATGTGAAAACT ACAACCCCTGTCGCAGCCAACCTTGCGAAAATGGAGGAACTTGCACCACTGATATCGCTCTTCCTAGAGGCTACCGGTGTGCATGCTTGCAGTGGTTTATAGGAGACATTTGTGATGCAG tCGATCCATGCTTCACACATCCTTGTCAAAATGGCGGGACATGTTTGCGAGACCAATCACAATCGCGCGGATATGTTTGTTCGTGTGCCCTTGGATTTATTGGAAGTAACTGTGTGGAGG TAAACCCGTGTCTTCTGACTCAACTATGTCAAAATGGCGGAACTTGTTCACGTGATTCCCAACAACCCAGTGGTTACATTTGTTCCTGTTCTGAAGGATATACCGGGCAAAACTGTGCagaag CAAACCCATGCCTCGCCACTAATCCTTGTCAAAATGGCGGAACCTGCTATCCAGATTCTAGTCAAACTACAGGATATCGATGTACCTGTTCCCAAGGATTTACTGGTCAAAACTGTGAGCAGG CTAATCCATGCCTTATAGTCCAACCTCAACCCTGTCAAAATGGAGGGACGTGCAATCGTGACTCTAGCCAAGCCTCTGGTTATAGGTGTTCGTGTTACCAAGGATTCCAGGGACAAAACTGTGAACAAG TGAATCCATGTGTGATAACGGTTCCTGGcccatgtcagaatggtggGACTTGCTCACCAGACATCAGTCGGACGACTGGATATCGATGTGCATGCAGTGAAGAATTTACTGGTCAAAACTGCGAACAAG TCAACAAGTGTGTCATCAACCAACCATGCAAAAATGGCGGTACATGCTCCTATGATCCGTCTCAATCTAGTGGATATACCTGTGTCTGTAATCAGGGATTCCTAGGCCAGAACTGTGATCAAG taaattCCTGCATCATCCCAAGTTTTCCATGTCAAAATGGTGGAAACTGTTATCCTGATTCTAGCATAGCTGCAGGCTACAGATGTGCATGTACACGGGGATACACTGGTCAGAATTGTGAACAAG CAAACACGTGTGTTATCAATAGCCCCTGTCAAAATGACGGTACTTGTTCTCTTGATCGAAGTCAGCCTGGCGGCTTCGTGTGCTATTGCATACAAGGATATACCGGGAAAACTTGTGACACAG TTAATCCATGTGAGCTCGGACAGCCATGCCAAAATGGTGGTATGTGCACAGGTGATACTGATGCAGAGAATGGATATGTATGTTCCTGTAAGCAGGGATATGAAGGCATAAACTGTGAACGTG aatCTACAACCTGTCCAGAGATCTATAAACACCTCTGTGAAAATGGAGGCATATGTTTCCTGAATGAAAACATCGAACCGGGTTATGTGTGCACCTGTCCAAAAGGCTTCGATGGTGTCAACTGTGGAATGG ACCTAAATATGTGTGAAGCTGGTGGTCCCTGCGAACGAGGTAGCTGTCGTAAAACGCCAACAGGACCCATATGCGTATGTCCAGACGGTTGGATCGGTGAAAATTGTCAACaga AGCTAGATCTTTGTAACCCTGGTCCATGTCTAAATGGTGCCATATGTATCGTGGTTCAGGATGCGGAAGTCTGTGTATGTAGAAATGGATATGAAGGCCAGTTTTGTGGAGAAT aTCTCATTGCAGACAGCAGCCGTCCAGTTGCTACAGTAACAGTTCTGCTTCTTAGCTTTTTGTTTCAACTTTTTAGATTTCTTTAG